A genomic window from Lotus japonicus ecotype B-129 chromosome 1, LjGifu_v1.2 includes:
- the LOC130731371 gene encoding CMP-sialic acid transporter 1 — MQWYSVAALLTVLTSSQGILTTLSQTNGKYDYDYATIPFLAEVFKLAVSCLLLWRECKSSPLPKMTTDWKTVALYPIPSVIYLIHNNVQFATLMYVDTSTYQIMGNLKIVTTGILFRLFLGRRLSNLQWMAVGLLAIGTTTSQVRGCGVASCDSLFSAPIQGYMLGVLSACLSALAGIYTEFLMKKNSDTLYWQNIQLYTFGTIFNLARLVVDDFRGGFENGPWWQRIFNGYTITTWLVVLNLGSTGLLVSWLMKYADNIVKVYSTSMAMLLTMVLSIFLFDFKPTLQLFLGIVICMMSLHMYFAPSKMLLDMPLAVKPDEEKLIEDSVDRRTHS, encoded by the exons ATGCAGTGGTACTCCGTCGCGGCGCTCCTCACCGTCCTCACCAGTTCTCAG GGAATCCTAACTACCCTCTCTCAAACTAATGGAAAGTATGACTACGATTATGCCACTATCCCATTTCTCGCTGAGGTTTTCAAG CTTGCAGTGTCTTGTTTGTTACTGTGGAGGGAATGCAAAAGCTCACCTCTTCCGAAGATGACAACGGACTGGAAAACGGTGGCTTTGTACCCCATTCCTTCTGTTATATACCTGATCCACAACAATGTTCAGTTTGCTACACTCATGTATGTGGACACTTCAACATATCAGATAATGGGGAACTTGAAGATTGTTACTACTGGAATACTATTCAG GCTGTTCTTGGGGAGGAGGCTTTCGAACTTGCAGTGGATGGCGGTTGGGCTGTTGGCTATTGGGACAACCACAAGTCAG GTTAGGGGCTGTGGAGTGGCTTCATGTGACTCCCTTTTCTCAGCACCAATTCAGGGTTACATGTTAGGAGTTCTATCTGCTTGTCTCTCAGCATTAGCTGGAATTTATACAGAGTTCTTAATGAAGAAAAACAGCGACACCTTGTACTGGCAGAATATACAGCTTTACAC GTTTGGTACAATTTTCAATTTGGCACGACTTGTTGTGGATGATTTCAGAGGTGGATTTGAAAATGGGCCCTGGTGGCAACGTATTTTCAATGGATACACTATCACTACCTGGTTGGTGGTATTAAATCTAGGGTCTACTGGTCTTTTGGTTTCATGGTTAATGAAATATGCTGATAATATTGTCAAG GTCTATTCCACTTCAATGGCTATGCTGCTAACAATGGTACTATCAATATTTCTCTTTGACTTCAAACCTACATTGCAG CTTTTCTTGGGCATTGTTATTTGTATGATGTCCCTACACATGTATTTTGCCCCATCAAAAATGCTCTTAGATATGCCATTAGCAGTTAAACCAGATGAAGAGAAGCTTATTGAAGATTCTGTCGATCGAAGAACACATTCATGA